In the genome of Synechococcus sp. CB0101, the window TGAACTCCTCGGAGGTGTTCGTGAAGAAGCCAGCGATCTCCTCCTGCTTGGCATAACCGGTTACGCCAATCACAAACTGGCGGAAGGCGTTGTGGCTGACGCCACGGGCCAGGGCCGAGAGCGAATCGATCGCCATGCGCGAGGGCTTGAACTGGCCGATCTCGGTTTTGATGATCTGAAGGTGATCCTCAAGTCCAGTGGATTCGGGATAGGCGCAGATGATCTTGAGCAGGCCATCGCGCTCCATCTGCTCAAAATCAATGCCCCAGCTGGTGGCATTGCGCAGCAGTTGCGCCCGTGATTCCTCGTAGGCAAACAGGATCGCCCGCTCCTTGTTGGCGCAGGCGTTCTCCACAAACTTGCTCACGAGGAGCGTCTTGCCAGTACCGGTGGCGCCGGTGGCCAGGATGATCGAATCCTTGAAGAAGCCGCCGCCGCACATCTCATCGAGGCGCGGCACACCGGAGCTCACGCGCACATTCGAGCTGCGCTGGGTGAGGCGCATCGCCCCCAGCGGGAAGATGCTGATGCCGTGGGAGCCCATCGTGAAGGGGAACTCCCCCTTCATATGGGTGGTGCCCCGCAGCTTGAGAATCTCCACCGTGCGCCGGCGCCGCTCACCCTCGAGCACATTGCGCAGGATCACCACGTTGTCGCTCACGAACTCCTCCACGCCGTAGCGGGCGATCGGGCCGTATTCGTCGATGCGCTCGGTGGTCATCACCGTAGTCACACCGATCTCCTTGAGCCGGGCGATCAGGCGGAAAATCTCACGCCGCACCACCGAAACGGCGTCGTATTGCTGAAACACGGCCGTGATCGAATCGATCGCCACACGGCGCGCCTTGTATTTGCGGATGGCGTAGTTGATCCGCTCGATCAGGCCGGAGAGATCGAAGCTGCCCGCCACATCCTGACCTTCTGGATCAGGCGATGCATCCAACAGGAAGAGCTTGTCTTGCTCCACCATTTCCTGCAGGTTCCAGCCAAAGCTGGCGGCGTTCCGGAGAATATCGAGCGGCGACTCTTCAAAGGTGACGAAGATCCCCGGCTCATCAAACTGCCGGATCCCGTTGTACAGAAAATTCAGGGAGAAGACCGTCTTACCGGTACCTGAGGTACCGCTGATCAGGGTGGAGCGTCCGATCGGCAGACCGCCCTGACAGATGTCATCGAAACCCTCGATCCCCGTGGGCAGCTTCTGCACCGAGGAGAGAGCATGGTTGGTGGCGGAAGGGTCCTGCATGGAACGGGTGGGCCTGGGGGAAATCTAGAGGGGTCTGACTGAAAGCACAGGTGGCATGACGAACTGGAGTGCAGCTGTTAAAGCAATCCGCCTGAGTCCTCCTCCTCGCTATAGGGTTCACTCAAGGCTTCATCACTGAGCTCCTCATAGAGGAGATCAAGGCCGATCAGCACCCGCTCCCGATCCGAAAGATCACCGATGATGCGGCGCACCGGCGGCGGCAGAATCTTGGCCAGCGTCGGCGTCGCGAGGATCTTGTCCTCCTCCGCCAGCTGGGGATTCTTCAGCACGTCGATCACCTTCAGGGCATACACCCCCTGAAACTCGGTATCGAGAATGTTGCGCAGGGTCTTGAGCGCCCGCATCGAGTTGGGCGTATTACCTGCCACATACAGCTTGAGGATGTAGGTCTTGCGCGGGCTCATCTAGATCACCTCCTGAGATGGGGACTGGCTGGCTTCTTCGGGGTCTTGAGGTGCTCCGAGGGGCAAGTCGGGAGGCACCGAGCGGCGGTACATCTCACAGAGATGGGCCATGACATCGAGCAAAGCGAGGCGATAGTCCTGAAGAAAGTCGTTCTTGTGCCCCTCCAGCTTGAGTTGCTTCCAGAACGCGTCAATCAGATCGACGTGAATTTCCACGACCTTGTTGATCGGAAGGTCTGAGAAGAAGGCGGAGTGCACGAAGCTCTCGATGGCCTGGTTCGCAGCAGCCGGATCGCGGAAGTACCCGATCAACACATCGCGGTAGCTGCGCTTGAGTGAGCGCAGCAGCTCCTCGCGCTCGTCTTGGGGCAGGTTGCGCAGGAACAGCGAGGGATCCCGCTTGTAGAACACCCCCAGATAGCCCAGCCGCCCCTTGAGGCGATTGGGCAGACGCCAACGCTCGGGCGTGTCGCCCCCGGTTCCTTCACCCACCCCAGTAGGAGTGGCCTGCATGCCCCGCCGCAGAAAGCGCGACACCGCAGCGTCGACGCTGTAGGCGATCTGCTCGAGCTGATCTTGAGGGAGGTGAACCTCCGCTTCGTGGTACTCGACCCGGCCGCTCACCTCACCGATCACCACCGCAGGCAAGAGCAAACCCTGCTGCTGTAGCTCCTCGTACACCTCCGGCGGATGCACCCCCTGCTGGAGCAGCACCACATCAAACCGGTCACGCTGCTGCTGCAACTCCAGGATCGGATCGGCCAGGGAGCCGAGATCCTCCAGTTGATAACGACCACCTTTGAGCCAGCTGCGACAAGCGCGCTCCACCCGCGGGTCCGGCAACAGCGAGGCAATCGTGAGGGCCGGCTGTGACATCCGCCGCGATCGGGGCCTGGCAACGCACCCAGTGTTGACGTCTAGGAGGGCAAAAGGGGAAGATCATTGTTTGTCTTTCGATTGCCGTGCGGCAGGCCGAAATGACAGAGCCTCCCCCGGGTCGCTCACGTCAGCCTGTCCACGCCCTTACCGCCATGAGCACGACTCCCAGCACCGGTCCCTACGCCATCGTTGAGACCTCCGGCACCCAGGTGTGGGTTCAGCCCAACCGCTACTACGACCTCAACCGCATCAACGCTGAGGTGGAGAGCACCCTCACCCTGGAGAACGTGCTCTTGGTGAACGACGGCAAGGCCGCCAACGTGGGCCAGCCTTATGTGAAGGGCGCCACCGTTGAGCTGCAGGTGATGGAGCATCGCCGCGGCCCCAAGGTGATCGTGTACAAAATGCGTCCCAAGAAAAAGACCCGCCGCAAGAATGGTCACCGTCAGGAGCTGACCCGCGTGATGGTCAAGTCCATCAGCGTGGGCGGCAAAGCCCTGGCCTGATCAGCCGCAGCGTTCCTCAACCCAACACTCCTCTGAACCATGGCCCATAAGAAAGGCACCGGCTCCACCCGCAACGGCCGCGATTCCAACTCCAAGCGCCTGGGCGTGAAGCGCTACGGCGGCGAAGCCGTCAACGCCGGCTCGATCCTGATCCGTCAGCGCGGCACCTCCGTGCTTCCCGGCGTGAACGTGGGCCGTGGTGCCGACGACACCCTGTTCGCCCTGGTGGATGGCGTAGTGAGCTTCGACACCATCAAGCGCGGCCTGCGCACCCGCAAGCGCATCAACGTGGCTGTCGGCTGAGCTCAGCTGCTCAGGTCTCCTGAACCTTCAAGCCGGCGCCCCCAGGCGCCGGCTTTGTTGTGTCTGCCGCCCGGGCACGAAGGCTCAGAGCAATCGGTAAGCCCGGGTGGTGATCAAGAAGGGGTGAAACACCTCGAGGAAACGGCTCTGCAGCGTGCGGAAGAACCGCTCCACCAGCTGAGGATCATCGAAGTGGAAGGGGTACTCCCCGGCGAAGCCCTTGAAGAAGTACCAATTCAGCAACGCCGTGGCCTCCGCGCTCATCCGTGAGGCGAACTGCTCCAGCTGAGCGCTCGGATCATTGAGGTGCTCCAGCACATCGAGGCACACGATTGTGTCGAACTGCGCCGGCAGCTCAGGCGCCTCGAGATCGCGGAAACAACGCAGCTTCTGCTGCAGCCCGAAGCGCTCAGCGCGGGCCTCCACAAAGCGACGGTTCTCAGGATTGAGATCCACAAACCACACCGCCTCCACCTGAGGCAACGCGGCAGCCGCCAAGGCATGGGTGCCGATGCCGCCGCCGAAGTCGAGCACATGGCCGCAGGCGAACTGGGCCTGCAGCCGCAGCGTGTCGGCGATGTAATCGGCGCTGCTCAGGTGCCAGGCCGCCAGCTCCAGCAGGTGCCCGGTGCCCACGGCGGTTTCGTAGAAGGCCTCCGCCCGTTCCGGATCAAAAGCGCCGGGATGGGCAGCGGCCAGGTCGTCGACGGCCAAGGGCAGGCGCCGCTCCAGCTCCTGCAGCTCCATCGAGAGGTGATCGGCCAGCTGGCGGCGCAGATCAAAGCCTCCCTCGAGAAAGTGATCGAGGGAGAGGGTGGCGGTAGGGCTCATGGCTGCTCACCGTAGTGCTGAGCCCAGAGCAGGACCTAATTCACTGCCCGCACCTGGCACCACCAGCCAACGCCGCAACCAGGCCGTGAGCCAATAAAAGGGCAGGGTGTCCGCCAGGGCCGCCAGCACCTTGAACAGATAACCGCTGGCAATGAAGCTGGCCAGCTGCGGCAGCACCGGCAGCTCGGGCTTCACCGGCAACACGTGGGCGGCGTAGTGGCTGATCAACACCACCGCACTGGTATCCACCAACTGGCTCACCAGGGTGGAACCGTTGTTGCGCAACCACAGGGCCCGGCCGCCGCTCACCCGCTTCCAAAAATGGAACAGCCGCACGTCGGTGAATTGGGCGGCCATGTAGGCCACCATCGAGGCACCCACCGCCCCGAAGGCCAGATCCTGCACCGCAAAGAAGGTGGCTTCCGGCGCGCCGGGCAAACCGGGCAACACACCCCCCAGCCACAGGATCAACACGATCCAGCCATTGAGCAGCAACCCCACCCACACCAACTGGCTGGCGCGCTCCTCCCCCCAGATCTCGCTGATCAGATCCGTGCAGAGGAAGGTGACCGGATAAGGCAGTGCTCCCACAGCCACCACCACCGGCCAGGAGCCGATGCTCCCCAGCTGCAGAAAGCGCGTGAGCCCAAGGATGTTGAGCATCCCCATCGTGCCGAGAAACAGCCCGGCCAACACCAGGAAGGCCAACTCCCGCCGCCGCTGCAACACCCCTGCTGGCACCGCTGGCAACACTGCATTGGCATTCGGCGTGATCCCACGTGGCATCGCAACGGCGCCGGCAGCCTCCCAAGCCTGGCGAGATCAAGGCGCGGCGCAATGGGAGCATCAAAGTTCTGCACACCCCCCTGCTTTGATCTGCGGCTTCCTGGTGCTCGACAAGCCCGCCGGCCTGAGCTCCCACGGCTGCGTGTCGCGGGTGCGGCGGGCCTATGGCCTGAAGCGCGTGGGCCATGGCGGCACCTTGGATCCGGCCGTGACCGGCGTGCTGCCGATCGCCCTGGGGCCCGCCACGCGGCTACTGCCCTATCTGAGCGGCGATAAGACCTACCGCGGCGTGGTGCAACTGGGTTTGCGCACCGACAGCGACGACCTCGAGGGGCAGGTGCTGGAGCAGCAGGCGATCCCGCCCCTGAGCACCGCCGAGCTCGAGGCGGCCCTGGCGCCCTTCCGCGGCGCGATCGAGCAGCGACCGCCGGCGGTGTCCGCCGTGCATGTGAATGGGGAGCGGGCCTACAAACTGGCCCGTGCCGGGCAGGCGGTGGAGCTCCAGCCGCGGCCGGTGAGCATCCACCGCCTGGAACTGCTGAGCTGGAACCAGGAGCTCGGGCAAGTGGAGCTGGAGGTGAGCTGCTCCGCCGGCACCTACATCCGCTCGCTGGCTCGAGATCTGGGGGAGACCCTGGGCTGTGGCGGCAGCCTGGCGCGGCTCAGGCGCACCGAAGCGCTGGGGTTCCAGCTCGAGCAGAGCGTGGCGCTGGATCAGCTCGACAGCGATCCCCCACCGGCTCTGGTGGATCCGCTCCTTGCCCTCAGCCACCTCCTTCAACACCGGCTGGAGGCTGATCAGCTGCCGGGCTGGCGTTGCGGCCGGCTCCAGAGCTGTGATCCCGCCTGGCCGATCGACGCACCAGTGGTGGTGGTGGGCCCGGATGGCAACCTGGCGGGCATGGCCCGCGTGCAGGCTGGCGGCCAGCTGCAGCCTCGACTGGTGCTCGATGCCGCCGGCTGAACACCAGCGCCGCAGTCGGCCAGAGTCGCCCCAACCCTTCGTTTTCTTCCGCAGCAACCATGGCCGGCCACAGCCGATGGGCCCAGATCAAGCGCACCAAAGCGGTGGTGGATGCCAAGCGCGGCGCCGTGTTCACCCGGCTGGGGCGCGAAATCATGGTGGCGGCCCGGGCGGGCGCAGATCCCAACGGCAACTTTCAGCTGCGCACGGCGATCGAAAAGGCCAAAGCCGCGCGGGTGCCCAACGCCAACATCGAACGGGCGATCGCCAAGGGCTCCGGTCAGGGGGGCGGCGGCGCCGATGCCTTCGAAGAAGTGCGCTACGAGGGCTACGGCCCCGGTGGTGTTGCTGTGCTGATCGAAGCCCTCACCGACAACCGCAACCGCACCGCCGCCGAGCTGCGCCTGGCCTTCAGCAAAAACGGGGGCAACCTCGGGGAAACCGGCTGTGTGGGCTACCTGTTTGAGCACCGCAGCGTGGTGCGGCTGGTGCAGCCTGGCCTGGCGGAGGACACACTCCTGGAGCAGCTGCTGGAGCTGGAAGAGCAGGGTGGCCCGGCCGTGATCAGCTACGAGCTCGACCCCGATGGCGCCGAAGTGCTGGGCGCTTTTGAGCAGCTGGAAGCCCTCCAGGACGGCCTGCGCAACCAAGGTTTGCCAGTGAGCAGCTGGGAGCACCGCTGGATCGCCAGCACCCCCTGCAAATTGGAAGATCCCCAGGCCTTGGCCGGCTGCCTGAAGCTGCTGGATGCCCTCGAAGAACTCGATGACGTGCGCAGCGTGACGAGCAATCTCGAAGCCGATGAAGCTCTGATGGAGGCGGCCCTCAGCTGAGCTCCAGCTGCGCTGCGGCAGCCCGGTCCACCACCACCTCCAGGCATGGATGCCGCTGCAGCCAGCTGGCCGGCACCTCCGGGCAGGGGGGCTCCAGCAGCGTCCGCCGCAGGATCTCGGCCTTGGCGGCGCCGGTCACCACCAGCAGCAGCCGGCGGGCCGCAAGGATCTCCGCCGTGCCCAGGGTGATCGCCCGGGCAGGCACAGCAGCTGGATCGCCCCCAAAGGCCCCAGCGTTCTGCTGGCGCGTGGCGAGGCTGAGACTGAGACAGCGGCAGGGCTCAGCCTCCGAGCACGGCGGTTCGTTGAAGCCCACATGGCCGTTGCTACCGAGCCCCAGCAGTTGCAAATCAATGCCGCCGGCCGCCGCCACGGCGGCGCTGTAGCGATGAGCCTCGGCATCTGGATCGAGCGCCAGACCATCAGGAATCGCCAGGCATCCAGGCTCGAGCTGCAACGGCCCGGCTAGCTGCCGCTGCATGAATGCCGCGAACGACTGGGGGTGATCCGGCCCCAGTCCCACGTATTCATCGAGGTTGAAACTGCACCAACGGCGCAACAGCGCCTGCCGTTGCGGCATCGCCAGGCCCAACAACCGTTGCCGCAGAACGGCATACACCGGTTCCATCGTGCGGCCCGTGGCCAGACCCAGCACAACCGCCTGCTCTAGGGCTTGATGCAGACGCTCCGCCACACAAACCGCCACCGCTTCCGGATCAGCCTCCACCCACAACTGACGCTGCCAGGAGGGGGAGGCGAGGAATGTGGGGGATGCGATCAAGGCGAAACGGCCAGAGAGCGCGGGCTGTCGTTCGTCCAGCCTCGCCCAGCAGCGGTGGTGCGCGCCAGCTCGCTGTAGGGCTGCAGGGCCGTGCCTCGGTAGTAGTGCTTGAGGATCGAACTGAACGACTCACCGCGCTGGGCCATCGCCAGCGCCCCCCACTGGCTCATCCCCACGCCATGGCCGAAGCCACGGCCCACAGCCACCAGCTGCACCACCTCCGGGGTCTTGGTGGAGGGCACCGGCAGGGAGAAGGCCGGCAGAGGCGGTGGCGGCAAAACGGGCACAACAGCCGTAGCGGCATCCGACTGCGAGCCAGTCAGGAGCGGCACCGCGCCAGCGGCAGGAACGGGCGCCGTTGCGTCAGCGGTGGGCACCAACTCAAAACGCACCCAAGTGCTTTTCAGACCCAAGCGGGAGCGCAACTGAGCACCAGTCAGCGACAGCTGGCCGCTAGGCCCCACCACCCGGGCTTGCCGCACACGGCCGGTGGGCGTGGTGGACACCACATCGATACCCAGGGCTCCACCGAGCTCCGGAAACGCTCGCTGCAAGCGGGAGCGATCGAGGGGCAAACGCCAATCGCGCACTGGTGAAGCCTGATCAAAATCCGGCACGCTCACCAGGTACGGCAACTGCCGCGGCCACAGATCGCCGCTGCTCTCGGTGCTGCCGCCGCTGCTGCTGTGAAAGACCGCGTCGATCAGGGCGTTGTTGTAAGTGAGCACCAAGCCCTGGGTGGCCTGCACCGCCGCGTGGGTCGAGGGGGTCTCCGCTTCCACGCCCTTGTACACCTGGCTGGCGGTAGTGGCCTGCACATCGAAGACCGCCGAGCGCTTTCTGGCCTTGAGGGCATAGGTGCGGGCAGCCACAGCCTGGGCCTGAAGCGCTTCCTGGGGCCAACTGGCTGGCATTTCGCTGCCCACCACGCTGGGCAGATAGGTCTCCAAAGGCACGTGGTTCACCGCCTGGAGCTGCCCGCCCTGCGGAATGAGCTGCAGGCGGCCGCGGTAGCGACGCTGGCCAACCCATACACCTGGGTCAGGCTCTTCGGCACCAGCCAGCGCCTCCAGCCACACCTGCCGCAGCTGCCATTGCTCGCTGTCGGATCCATCTGCATGCACCAGCCGCAGCCAAGTGCCATCGACGGAGGCCTGGAGCACCACCTGGCCGCTGAACTCCTCCAGGACCCGTCCCTGGGCATCGCGCAACCGCAAACCTGCGGCCGAGAGCGCAGGTCGAAGCCGTGCCTCCTGCCCTTGCACCACCAACACCCGCAGCACGGGTTCGCCGGCCTGGCTGGCGGCAGCTGATCGGCTCGCCTGGGGCTGAGCCGAACGGGCCATCACCCCCTGGGGCGCCAACAGCGGAGCCAGCACGAGGAGCGCTCCCAGCGGCAGGCGTCTCAAGCGAGCCATCGCGGGCCAAACAGGCAAGGCAGGCCATTGTTACGAGTGGATGGGCATCTCGCCAGTGCCAGCCGTCGACGCCGTGGCACCATCGGATCAGTCACACCGGGGAGCCTCCGGCCGGCCGTGCAGGTCACCTTCCTCGGCACCAGTTCCGGCGTCCCCACCCGCGGCCGCAACGTATCGGCCGTGGCCCTGCGCCTGCCGCAACGGGCCGAGCTCTGGCTGTTCGACTGCGGGGAAGGCACGCAGCACCAGTTCCTGCGCAGCGAGCTGCGGGTGAGCCAGCTCCGGCGGATCTTCGTGACCCACATGCATGGGGATCACGTGTTCGGCCTGCCGGGGCTGCTAGCCAGCCTGGGGCTGGCGGGCACCTGCAATGGGATCGACCTCTACGGCCCCGATCCTCTGCGGGACTACCTCGAGGGTGTTCTGCGCACCTCCTCCACCCGCATCGGTTACCCGCTGCGGAGCCATCGCGTCAAAGACGCCGCCAGCAGCGGTGCCCTGCTGCTCGATGACGATGACATCACCGTGCGTTGCACGAAGCTGATCCACCGGGTTCCGGCCTACGCCTATCGGGTGGACCAGAAACCACGCGCCGGCCGCTTTGACGTGGAGCAGGCCCGTGCGCTTGGGATCGCGCCTGGACCGGTCTACGCCGAGCTCAAGGCCGGCCGCGAGGTCGTGCTCGATGACGGCCGGATCATCAACGGCGCCAGCCTCTGCGGCCCGGAACGCCCCGGCTGCAGCGTTGTCTACTGCACCGACACCGTGTTCAGCGAAGCGGCGGTGGAGCTGGCCCAGGGGGCCGACCTGCTGATCCACGAGAGCACCTTCGCCCACGCCGAAGCGGAGATGGCCTTCGCCCGCCAGCACTCCACCAGCACCATGGCCGCGCAAACCGCCTTGGCTGCAGGGGTGAAGCAGCTGATGCTCACTCACCTGAGCCCGCGCTACGTGCCGGGTAATCCCGTCACCCCCGACGACCTGCTCAACGAAGCCCGGGCGATCTTCCCCAACACCGAGCTGGCCAAAGACTTCCTCAGCGTTGAAATCGCCCCGGAAGACAGCTGAGGCTGCAACAGTTCGTGAGTGCCTGGCGCTGCGCCAACCAGCAGGCCCATCGGCCGTGATACAAGGGCTCTGGCGCGGTCTCTACCGCCACCTTGCCGGCTTTTTCGATGGCCTCTTCCTTCTCTTCTGCCCTCCGGACCCTGGCCCGGATGCTGGTTCTGCCCCTGGCGCTGCTGGTGGGTCTGGCCGGCCCCGCGCAGGCTGCCCAGTGGACCGCTGACCAGCTCACCGTTCCCGTCAACGCCGACGGTGCTTCGGTGACCTTCAGCGAACAGGAAGTCAAAGCGGGCCGCAAGATCTTCAACAGCAGCTGCGGTGAGTGCCACGCCGGTGGCATCACCAAGACCAACCAAAACGTGGGCCTCGATCCCGAGACCCTGGCCCTTGCCACACCCGCCCGCGACAACGTGGACGCCCTGGTGGACTACATGAAAGACCCCACCAGCTACGACGGCGAGTACAGCATTGCCGACGTGCACCCCAGCATCCGCAGTAGCGATGTTTTCGTGAAGATGCGCGATCTCAGCGACGAAGACCTGCGCCTGATGGCCGGCTTCATCCTGGTCGCCCCCAAAGTGCAGGGCGCCCAGTGGGGCGGCGGCAAGATCTATTTCTGATCTAGTTGCTCGTTGACTCTCTTCAGACCCCTCCAGCCGGAGGGGTCTTTTTTTTGATCCTCACGGATCGAGCGGCGGCGGGCTGACGTTCTCAGGCTCGAAGGAGGTGGGTTGCTTGCTGTACCACCACTCCTGCAGGGGCCCGCTGAGCCGCAGCGAAAACAACGTGAGCACGGTGACGGTGGGCCTGGAACCCGGCTGCAGCAGCTCCACCGCATAGGAGGGGCAGCGGCGGGCGGCCAGATCGGCCACGAAGCGGCGCCCCACCCGCCGCCAACTGGGCTCCTTGCTACGCCAGGCGATGCGGCAGCAGGGCCAGGGGAGCTCCTCGCGATCAAACAGACGACAGCAGGGCCCGAGCACCCGAAAGCTGTACTGCCCGCCGGGGCTGGTGTGCTCCGTGCCGTGGGCATAGAGCGCCTGCACCTGAGGTGGCGTGGATGCCGAGGTGGAAGCAGCGGTCACGGCGAGCAAAGCGCTTAAAGACAAAAAAACCACCCCGAAGGGTGGTGGCGTGAAGCGAAACAGACAGGGCGTGAAGGGTCACGCCCAGCTGGAGCTCAGTACAGCTCTTCTTCGGCGTGGGTCTTGATGGTGCAGTCGCTGGTGGGGTAGGCCACGCAGGTGAGCACGAAACCAGCTTCGATCTGGTCGTCGTCGAGGAAGCTCTGGTCCGACTGGTCCACGGTGCCAGCGGTGATCTTGCCGGCGCAGGTGCTGCAGGCACCAGCACGGCAGGAGTAGGGGAGGTCGATGCCCTGCTCTTCAGCGGCGTCGAGGATGTACTGGTCGTCGGGAACCTCGATGGTCTTGTTGAGGCCCTCTGCCTCGCTGATGAGGGTGACCTTGTAGGAAGCCATGGAAGGGATTGGGGCTCACAGGCTCCTGGGAAAGTTCCCGGGCCCGTAGGACGGACCCTTCCTACATCCGCCAAGGTGTCGTTCTGGGGTTCTGAGGGCGTCTGGCCGCGAAGCCCAATCAGAACACAGGGCACAGATCAGCGTGCCTTATGCAACATCAGCAGATCCGGGGCGCTGCTCTTCAGGCGCGCCGGATCGTCATCAAGCCCCACTGGCTCTGCTGAGCGGTGAGTTCCGCCTGCCAGCCCTGCTCCGCCAGAGCCTGCTCCAGCCGGGGCGCCTGGTCCACCAACAGGCCGCTAAGCAAGCCGAGACCATCGGCCGCAAGCACCGTGTGGAACTCCGGACACAGCGCCTCAATCACCGGGGCCAGGATGTTGCAGAGCAGGAGATCGGCCGGCTGGCCGCCCAGCAGCTCCGCCAGGCGCTCCACCGAGCCCAGCTCCACGGTGAGGCGATCGGCAAAGCCACTCACCACCCCGTTGTCGCGGGTGGCTCGCACGGCGAGGGAGTCGGTATCGGCCGCAGCCACGCTGCTGGCGCCCTGAAGCAGGGCTGCAATGCCGAGGATGCCGCTGCCGCAACCCAGATCCGCCACACGGATCGGCCCCAGGTCGGGACGCTGCTCCGTACCGCGTTGCTGAGCCAACTGCTCGATCGCCTCGAGGCAGAGGCGGGTGGTGGGATGGCTGCCGGTGCCGAAGGCGCTACCGGGATCCATGCGGATCACCAGGCGATCGGCGTGTTCCGGCGGCAAGTCGAGCCAAGCCGGCAGGATCAACAGCCGCTCCCCGACGGGATCGGCCTGCCAGTGCTGCTTCCAGCTAAGGCTCCAATCCTCGTCGTCCTGCTGCTCCCAGGCGATCGGCGGCAGGCTGAGGCCGAAGGTGTCGGCAAGGGGCGCCAGGGCCTGCTCCAGCTGCTGCCGTTCCGGCTCCGGCCAATCGGCTTCGGGAAGCCACGCCACCAGCTGCCGCTGATCCGGAGCCTCTGGGCGATGGCGCACCGCCACCCTCGGGATTCCGAGGGCGTTGAGCTTCCAGATCAGCGATTCTTCGAGCTCGGGAAGCGCGGGAAGCTCAAGCCGCCACCAGGAGAGCGTCATCAGCGGGTGCCTCCGCCGTCAGAGGGTGACCGGATGGGCTTCCTGGATCCCCTCGATGCCGTGGATGGTGGCCAGCAGGCTGGCGGGCAAGGGATCGTCGAGGCTGAGCACCATCACGGCGTCGCCACGCACGATGCGGCGCCCCACCTGCATCGAGGCGATATTCACGTTGTGCTCGCCCAGCACCGAGCCCAGGTTGCCGATGATGCCGGGCATGTCGCGGTGACGGGTGAACAGCATGTGGCGGCTGGGGGCCACGTTCACCGGGAACTCATCGATGGTGGTGATGCGCAGCTCGCCATCGGCGAACACCGCTCCGGTCACGGTGTGATTGCCATTGGCGCCCTTGGAGCTCAGCTGCAGCGAACCGCCGGCGAAGTCGCGGGCGGCATCGTCCTTCACCTCGAGCACGTGGATGCCGCGGTCTTTGGCCTCTAGGCCGGCGTTCACGTAGTTGATCGAATCGCCGAGGGCGGTGGACAGCAGGCCCTTCAGGGCCGCAATCACCAGGGGCTGGGCCGGATGGCTGGCGAATTCGCCCTGCAGCCGCACTTCCAGCTCGCTGATCTGACCGCCGGCGAGCTGGCTGAGCAGCTGACCCAGGGTTTCCGCCAGCTGCAGATGGGGCTTGAGCTGCTCCATCACCTCGGCGTTGAGGCCGGGAATGTTCACGGCGCTGCGGGCCGGCAGGCCCAGCAGCACGTCGCGAATCTGCTCGGCCACATCGATGGCCACGTTTTCCTGGGCCTCCTCGGTGGAAGCGCCGAGGTGCGGGGTGAGGATCAGCCGCTCGCTCACGCTGCGCAGCGCTGAATCAGCCTCCAAGGGCTCTTTGGCGTACACATCGAGGGCAGCGCCGGCGATCACACCCTTCTCCACCGCTTCGGCGATGGCCGACTCATCGATGATGCCGCCGCGGGCACAGTTCACGATGC includes:
- the serA gene encoding phosphoglycerate dehydrogenase → MTKVLVSDPIDQTGIDILSQVAQVDVRTGLPPEQLKEIIGDYDALMIRSGTTVTADIIEAAGKLRIIGRAGVGVDNVDVPAATKRGVIVVNSPEGNTIAAAEHALALMLSLSRHVPHAHVSTMAGGWDRKKYVGNELYKKKLGVVGLGKIGSHVARVAKAMGMELLAYDPFVSPERAQQMQVKLLPLAELFAEADYVSLHLPRTPDTENLVNAELLRTMKPTARIVNCARGGIIDESAIAEAVEKGVIAGAALDVYAKEPLEADSALRSVSERLILTPHLGASTEEAQENVAIDVAEQIRDVLLGLPARSAVNIPGLNAEVMEQLKPHLQLAETLGQLLSQLAGGQISELEVRLQGEFASHPAQPLVIAALKGLLSTALGDSINYVNAGLEAKDRGIHVLEVKDDAARDFAGGSLQLSSKGANGNHTVTGAVFADGELRITTIDEFPVNVAPSRHMLFTRHRDMPGIIGNLGSVLGEHNVNIASMQVGRRIVRGDAVMVLSLDDPLPASLLATIHGIEGIQEAHPVTL